A section of the bacterium genome encodes:
- a CDS encoding C25 family cysteine peptidase — translation MATPFANALRRTVLNYPGYGSKDPHYFRAPKRVGTVTYPSILKSPNNSADYLIITSPDFYDNADLKRLATHRVEYNGFDVAIVSTTNIYNEFPPPQGTGTQDISIKNFIEYAYNIWKASSMADNHLGYVLIFGDAELGPNLFPPGYVPTHRGSGYSGIPCASDIWYTYLNESDLTEGYLLPDIMLGRLPLQMGTEAKILVDKIIQFEKNPVLGQWQNRALLVDGVESPWVTRNYVKDNILIPAGFEVTVIDGDQGGNGDDVYNAINNGQLLVAYQGHGNFLGWAVQFGVNVSFCHRHVEKLSNGGMLPIIFAVACDTACFNDVDDSLGELFIKKENGGGIAYWGASTISGPYEIWIKEAYDFMAENNPYTFCLGEVVINAYIRLHLLYEEFNLLGEPAVTTARVPPEQDKAELEIQPTDVCFIPPYPKPGQLTTITTTIHNYGGIDAGNVLVKFFLDEPKNGIEIGSKTITTIKAKDKGIVDISWTPDLPVGEYKFYVVVDPYDTIPEAGTINNIAYKPLEINYYQDGWPKYLQGISLLSQAVGDIDGDGDLEIVALDRTCLLYFWHHDGSLQPGWPKKIVGEEKISQIILADIDNDDRLEIVVSGDKLYVWNDDGSDVPGFPKEMECSSSPAIGDIDGDGELEIVVELKDNGDNKLYAFHNNGSIVSGDWPKDDNYNYPIVVNLDGKQGDEIISSKVGHLYIWDGTGKILLDCPKSISDRAVGNLDEDKEPEIIGSTYDYYEGYKVYALNYDGSDLPGWPKKIDGNQILEIMLGDIDNDKDMEVIVSAEDPNKLYVFHHNGSDVVGWPKEGIIGRNDFGKLADVDMDNKPEIITPNGGTITIWEDTGNIKASLFTRPTDYIISFITIADIDADGDIEMIGMGKEPENESVWRKLYIWDYWGSCTAGALEWPMANHDMRRTNCYNTDIVPSSRITDLKALNPKPTSIDLTWTAPGDDKDKGSSTCYYIRYATFTITPQNWHLTNKATSTIVPKDAGSPESFTVTNLSPTTTYYFCIRARDDDFNTSPLSNNATGITLSPAVITLISPIYGPVGSLVTIKGANFYPTETIRISFGNTITIALTTAENGSLTTTFTVDDQGFGTITIIAYGLDSEYIATGYFVIPPPEYFKIGTISSPQIAGQGFSIKITAYDEHGDIVQNFKEAVLLSDLSQTIQPTITSNFTGGIWDGTVSLTRASTTAITAGYQGKTGTSNPFYVRPGEPFKFIVYPENPVYILAGGSVSITAQLSDVYGNAVGSAGVSCNLEVVVLSGKPGTLSATTSTTTNTGQIGTITYWVSPNANDKVRIKLLSTLPPATSGTITTTSGELAMFTFDIIATQTAGMNFPIKITARDAYENPIPFTRTVTLIDLSNSLKPTQTTSFIDGMWDGSGSITVRGTTSITAIYGHIRGTSNTFWVCGGEVEYFVISTITPQTAGISFPVSINAYDRWRNIADMFNSSATLTDTSRTISPPKTTNFSLGIWDGTVSITRAGTSAITASYQGKTGTSNPFLVNHNSLAHFLIGTMSNCVAGVPFPITIIAQDAYGNTVLNFSDKVQLEDSSLTLNPKLTTNFMAGIWDSIGSITRAGTTSITASYQGKTGTSNPFLVSHNSLAHFLIGTISNCLAGVNFAIRIMAQDSYGNTMLNFSDKVQLEDTSLSLNPKLTTNFVAGIWNGIGSITRAGTTAITAGYQGKTGTSNPFLVSHNRLDHFLIGTISNCVAGVPFPITIIARDAYGNTVLNFSDKVQLEDTSLTLNPKITTNFMAGIWAGIGSITRTGTTAITAGYQGKTGTSNPFLVQAGSLSLIKVMPESVTLLPDKSQLFTTRGYDSNGNEKEVGDGKWEVGKEIGNLSNIFGTMTTFTAGTKAASGIIKVSAEGVIGTANIRIVPGKLAKITILPKDVVVEVSGTSTFTAYGYDKYGNEKEVENGQWEVGSELGELTNVIGTNTTFVAGTKPGKGTLTYTVREVVMNLHLTNESVPLGMWIKGEERNNLPEPRVPSPEPRAPNPEPRTPSPESRAP, via the coding sequence ATGGCAACCCCTTTTGCTAATGCATTGAGAAGGACAGTATTGAATTACCCAGGCTACGGGTCTAAAGACCCTCACTACTTTCGTGCACCTAAAAGGGTAGGCACGGTTACTTACCCCAGTATCCTTAAAAGCCCCAATAACTCTGCAGATTATTTGATAATTACCTCTCCTGATTTTTATGATAATGCTGACTTGAAAAGATTAGCCACTCATCGAGTAGAATATAACGGCTTTGATGTAGCAATAGTTAGTACCACTAATATCTATAATGAGTTTCCTCCACCTCAAGGAACAGGAACCCAGGATATCTCAATCAAAAATTTCATAGAATATGCTTATAACATCTGGAAAGCATCTTCAATGGCAGATAACCATCTGGGTTATGTCCTTATCTTTGGAGATGCTGAACTTGGACCAAATCTCTTCCCGCCTGGATATGTTCCAACACATAGAGGAAGCGGATATAGTGGAATACCATGTGCCAGTGATATTTGGTATACTTACCTTAATGAGAGTGACTTAACTGAGGGATATTTATTACCAGATATAATGCTTGGGAGACTACCATTACAGATGGGCACAGAAGCAAAAATACTTGTAGATAAGATAATTCAATTTGAGAAGAACCCTGTTCTAGGTCAGTGGCAAAATAGAGCTTTATTAGTTGATGGAGTAGAATCTCCTTGGGTTACTCGAAATTATGTAAAAGATAATATTCTTATACCTGCAGGATTTGAGGTTACTGTAATCGATGGAGACCAGGGAGGAAATGGAGATGATGTATATAATGCAATTAACAATGGTCAACTCCTTGTAGCTTACCAAGGTCATGGTAATTTCTTGGGATGGGCGGTTCAGTTCGGAGTTAATGTTAGTTTTTGTCATAGACATGTCGAGAAACTTTCTAATGGAGGGATGTTACCAATTATCTTTGCTGTTGCCTGTGACACCGCTTGTTTTAATGATGTGGATGATTCCCTTGGTGAACTCTTTATTAAGAAAGAAAATGGTGGAGGAATTGCGTATTGGGGGGCCTCTACAATAAGCGGTCCATACGAAATCTGGATAAAAGAGGCGTATGATTTTATGGCAGAGAACAATCCCTATACCTTTTGTCTCGGCGAGGTAGTTATCAATGCCTATATTCGCCTTCACTTATTGTATGAGGAATTTAATCTATTAGGTGAGCCGGCGGTAACTACTGCAAGGGTTCCTCCAGAACAAGATAAGGCAGAGTTAGAGATTCAGCCAACTGATGTTTGTTTTATTCCTCCATATCCAAAACCAGGACAACTAACTACCATTACTACTACTATCCATAATTATGGGGGTATAGATGCAGGAAATGTATTGGTTAAATTTTTCCTTGATGAACCCAAAAACGGAATAGAGATAGGTTCTAAAACAATAACTACTATTAAGGCGAAAGACAAAGGAATAGTAGATATAAGTTGGACTCCTGACCTACCTGTAGGTGAATATAAATTCTATGTAGTAGTTGACCCTTATGATACTATCCCAGAGGCAGGAACGATTAACAATATTGCCTATAAACCTTTAGAGATAAATTATTATCAAGATGGTTGGCCTAAATATCTACAAGGGATTTCCTTGCTATCTCAGGCAGTAGGCGATATAGACGGAGATGGAGACTTAGAGATTGTAGCCTTAGATAGGACTTGTCTATTATATTTCTGGCATCATGATGGTAGTCTTCAACCAGGCTGGCCCAAAAAAATAGTAGGAGAAGAAAAAATCTCACAGATTATATTAGCTGATATTGATAATGATGATAGGTTAGAAATTGTAGTTAGTGGAGATAAGTTATATGTGTGGAATGACGATGGTAGTGATGTGCCTGGTTTTCCAAAGGAAATGGAATGTTCCTCATCACCAGCAATAGGAGATATAGATGGAGATGGAGAGTTAGAGATTGTAGTAGAGTTGAAAGATAATGGAGATAATAAGTTGTATGCATTCCACAATAATGGAAGCATAGTATCCGGTGATTGGCCCAAAGACGATAATTATAATTATCCTATTGTAGTAAATCTTGATGGCAAGCAAGGAGATGAGATTATATCTTCAAAAGTAGGACACCTATATATCTGGGATGGGACGGGTAAGATACTCCTTGATTGTCCAAAATCTATTAGTGACAGGGCAGTCGGAAATCTTGATGAAGATAAAGAACCAGAGATTATAGGTTCAACTTATGACTATTATGAGGGATATAAGGTATATGCCTTAAATTATGATGGTAGTGACCTACCAGGGTGGCCAAAGAAGATAGATGGCAACCAAATCCTGGAGATTATGCTGGGAGATATAGATAATGATAAAGATATGGAAGTGATTGTTTCCGCTGAGGATCCTAATAAACTTTATGTATTTCATCACAATGGTAGTGATGTAGTCGGTTGGCCTAAAGAAGGTATTATTGGAAGAAATGATTTTGGTAAATTGGCAGATGTTGATATGGATAATAAACCAGAGATTATCACACCTAACGGTGGGACAATAACTATTTGGGAGGATACTGGTAACATTAAAGCAAGTTTATTTACCAGACCAACTGATTATATAATCTCTTTTATCACCATAGCAGATATTGATGCGGACGGGGATATAGAAATGATAGGTATGGGGAAAGAACCAGAGAATGAGAGTGTATGGCGCAAGCTTTACATCTGGGACTACTGGGGCAGTTGCACTGCCGGGGCACTGGAATGGCCGATGGCAAATCACGATATGCGCCGGACTAATTGCTATAATACAGATATTGTCCCCTCTTCTCGCATAACTGACCTTAAGGCTCTTAATCCCAAACCTACCTCTATTGACTTAACCTGGACGGCACCTGGTGATGACAAAGATAAAGGCTCTTCTACCTGCTACTACATCCGCTACGCTACCTTTACCATTACCCCACAAAACTGGCACCTGACTAATAAAGCTACATCCACTATTGTTCCCAAAGATGCTGGCTCTCCTGAATCTTTTACCGTAACTAACCTTTCCCCAACTACCACCTACTACTTCTGTATTCGCGCCAGGGATGATGACTTCAATACTTCACCGTTATCTAATAATGCTACTGGAATTACACTTTCTCCTGCGGTAATTACACTCATTAGCCCAATCTACGGACCCGTAGGTAGTCTTGTGACGATTAAAGGAGCTAATTTCTATCCTACTGAAACCATCAGGATAAGTTTTGGTAATACTATAACTATTGCACTTACTACGGCTGAAAATGGCAGTCTTACTACTACCTTTACCGTAGATGACCAGGGGTTTGGCACGATTACTATAATTGCGTATGGATTGGATTCAGAATATATTGCTACAGGTTACTTCGTTATCCCACCTCCAGAATACTTTAAGATTGGTACGATTTCATCTCCGCAAATAGCAGGGCAAGGATTTAGTATTAAAATCACTGCCTATGATGAACATGGTGATATAGTGCAAAATTTTAAGGAAGCGGTTTTGCTTTCTGACCTTTCTCAAACCATCCAACCTACTATCACCTCTAACTTCACTGGTGGCATCTGGGATGGCACTGTTAGTCTCACCAGAGCGAGCACAACCGCGATTACTGCAGGTTACCAGGGTAAGACAGGCACAAGCAATCCATTTTATGTCCGTCCAGGCGAGCCATTTAAATTCATCGTCTATCCTGAAAATCCTGTCTACATTCTGGCAGGGGGTTCGGTAAGCATCACTGCCCAATTAAGCGATGTTTATGGTAATGCGGTTGGGTCTGCAGGGGTTAGTTGTAATTTAGAGGTAGTGGTGCTTTCTGGTAAACCAGGAACACTATCTGCCACCACTTCTACAACCACCAATACCGGTCAGATAGGCACGATTACCTACTGGGTTTCACCTAATGCCAACGATAAAGTTAGGATAAAACTCCTATCTACTCTACCACCTGCTACATCCGGCACTATTACCACCACTTCTGGCGAATTAGCAATGTTCACCTTCGATATTATTGCTACCCAGACTGCGGGGATGAATTTCCCGATTAAAATCACCGCCAGAGATGCCTACGAAAATCCTATCCCTTTTACCAGGACAGTAACGCTAATTGACTTGAGTAACAGCCTTAAACCTACTCAGACTACTTCATTTATAGATGGTATGTGGGATGGATCTGGGTCTATCACAGTAAGAGGCACTACCAGTATTACTGCCATTTATGGGCATATTCGAGGCACAAGTAACACCTTCTGGGTCTGTGGCGGCGAGGTAGAGTATTTTGTCATTAGCACCATCACTCCTCAAACCGCAGGTATTAGTTTCCCAGTCAGCATCAATGCCTATGACCGCTGGAGAAATATCGCTGATATGTTTAACTCATCCGCCACACTAACTGATACCAGCCGCACCATTAGCCCGCCTAAAACCACAAACTTTAGCCTGGGCATCTGGGATGGCACAGTTAGTATCACCAGAGCAGGCACGAGCGCGATTACGGCAAGTTACCAGGGTAAAACAGGCACAAGCAATCCCTTCTTAGTTAACCATAACAGCCTTGCCCATTTCCTGATTGGGACTATGAGCAATTGTGTTGCAGGCGTTCCTTTTCCCATAACCATTATAGCCCAGGATGCCTATGGTAACACGGTGCTTAACTTTAGTGATAAAGTCCAGTTAGAGGATAGCTCGCTGACCTTAAATCCGAAGCTAACCACCAACTTTATGGCAGGTATCTGGGATAGTATTGGCTCTATTACCAGAGCAGGCACTACCTCGATTACAGCAAGTTACCAGGGAAAAACAGGCACAAGCAATCCCTTCTTAGTTAGCCATAACAGCCTTGCCCATTTCCTGATTGGGACTATTAGCAATTGTCTTGCGGGTGTAAATTTTGCCATCAGGATTATGGCACAAGATTCTTACGGTAACACTATGCTTAACTTTAGTGATAAAGTCCAGTTAGAGGATACCTCGCTGAGCTTGAATCCGAAGTTAACCACCAACTTTGTGGCAGGTATCTGGAATGGCATTGGCTCTATTACCAGAGCAGGCACAACCGCGATTACTGCAGGTTACCAGGGAAAAACAGGCACAAGCAATCCATTCTTAGTTAGTCATAACCGCCTTGACCATTTCCTGATTGGGACTATTAGCAATTGTGTTGCAGGCGTTCCTTTTCCCATAACCATTATAGCCCGCGATGCCTATGGGAACACGGTGCTTAACTTTAGTGATAAAGTCCAGTTAGAGGATACCTCGCTGACCTTAAATCCGAAGATAACCACCAACTTTATGGCAGGTATCTGGGCTGGCATCGGCTCTATTACCAGAACAGGCACTACCGCGATTACGGCAGGTTACCAGGGAAAGACAGGCACAAGCAATCCATTTTTAGTCCAGGCTGGCAGTCTTTCCTTGATTAAGGTTATGCCAGAAAGTGTAACCTTGCTGCCTGATAAATCACAATTATTCACCACCAGAGGCTATGATAGCAATGGGAATGAGAAAGAAGTGGGAGATGGGAAATGGGAAGTAGGAAAAGAGATAGGGAATTTGAGTAATATTTTCGGCACAATGACCACATTTACTGCTGGCACAAAGGCGGCATCAGGCATCATCAAGGTAAGTGCAGAAGGAGTCATTGGCACGGCTAATATCCGAATTGTGCCAGGAAAACTGGCAAAGATAACCATTCTGCCCAAAGATGTGGTGGTAGAGGTAAGCGGGACTTCCACATTTACCGCTTATGGATATGACAAATATGGGAATGAGAAAGAGGTGGAGAATGGGCAGTGGGAAGTAGGAAGTGAACTGGGCGAGTTGACCAATGTTATTGGCACAAACACGACTTTTGTCGCCGGGACAAAACCAGGCAAAGGCACACTTACCTACACAGTAAGAGAAGTGGTTATGAACCTTCATCTCACAAATGAATCTGTCCCCCTCGGGATGTGGATTAAGGGGGAGGAAAGAAATAATCTCCCCGAGCCCCGAGTCCCGAGCCCCGAGCCCCGAGCCCCGAATCCCGAACCCCGAACCCCGAGCCCCGAGTCCCGAGCCCCGA
- a CDS encoding T9SS type A sorting domain-containing protein, translated as PEPRFSEEIIGTASITVRSGRVSRFDFDPINHQIINTKFGIKVTARDRYGNLASDYNQTGSLTTNFGQIKPAFITFKNGISTGTVMIETNKAGPDVRISLRAEAIESQSNNFAVLYDDGSDVRIEEEGLKIDIKSHSVSKDYYLKIDKRGLDEDEIKIANLRMNHYNPGFCLLTDTIIRIAAKDGDKKPIEGDFGTRTTRVAIYYYQPPKNVAEETLKLYILDEESIESRWVEVANAQVLIGSNFIYGNIPHFGTFILIGEGIPAGFDAVVVYPNPFKPSRGDENIVFEGLPEDTQLRIYDISGSLVRDEEGKRATWIWDVRDNYGKKVDSGVYIYVLTTDDGKKKIDKLAIIR; from the coding sequence CCCGAGCCCCGATTTTCAGAGGAGATAATTGGAACAGCCAGCATAACTGTCAGGTCTGGTAGAGTGAGTCGATTTGACTTTGACCCGATTAACCATCAGATTATCAACACGAAGTTTGGCATTAAAGTAACTGCCCGGGACAGGTATGGCAATCTGGCAAGTGATTACAACCAGACAGGTTCTCTTACAACTAACTTTGGTCAAATAAAACCTGCCTTTATTACCTTCAAGAACGGTATATCTACCGGCACAGTAATGATTGAAACTAACAAGGCAGGACCTGATGTCCGTATCAGTCTTAGAGCCGAGGCAATAGAGTCTCAGAGTAATAATTTTGCTGTTTTATACGATGATGGAAGTGATGTCCGGATTGAAGAGGAAGGCTTGAAGATAGACATTAAGTCTCATAGTGTAAGTAAAGATTATTACCTAAAGATAGATAAACGAGGTCTGGATGAGGATGAAATTAAGATAGCGAATTTGCGGATGAATCATTATAACCCGGGATTTTGTCTGCTAACTGATACCATTATCCGCATAGCAGCTAAAGATGGGGATAAGAAACCGATAGAAGGAGATTTTGGGACACGAACGACCAGAGTGGCGATTTATTACTATCAGCCACCAAAGAATGTAGCCGAGGAGACATTGAAATTATACATCCTGGATGAGGAATCAATTGAATCGAGGTGGGTGGAGGTAGCCAATGCACAGGTCTTAATCGGAAGTAATTTTATCTATGGCAATATACCGCATTTTGGGACATTTATCTTGATTGGGGAAGGGATACCGGCGGGTTTTGATGCGGTTGTGGTCTATCCGAATCCGTTCAAGCCAAGCCGCGGGGATGAAAATATCGTTTTTGAAGGGTTACCAGAGGATACCCAGCTCCGCATCTACGACATCTCAGGTAGTTTAGTCAGAGATGAAGAAGGCAAACGCGCCACCTGGATTTGGGATGTTCGGGATAATTATGGGAAGAAGGTAGATAGTGGGGTGTATATTTATGTGTTGACTACTGACGATGGGAAAAAGAAGATAGACAAGCTTGCGATTATCAGGTAG